In a single window of the Veillonella sp. genome:
- the ilvD gene encoding dihydroxy-acid dehydratase, protein MSCRSDNLKTGVARAPHRSLLKALGFVDEEMGRPVIGIANSFNEIIPGHVGLKNIVQAVKDGIRNAGGVPIEFNTIGICDGLAMNHIGMKYSLVTRNIIADSIEATAMATPFDAMVFIPNCDKVVPGMLIAAARLNIPSVFVSGGAMLAGVHNGKKIGLSDVFEAVGKHQTGEMGDAELAEIENTACPTCGSCSGMYTANTMNCLTEALGMGLPGNGTIPAVYSERLRLAKLAGMQAVEVLKANLRPKDIMTREAFENAVALDMALGGSSNTALHLPAIAHEAGVPLSLDDFDRIAQNTPQLSKLSPSGKYFIEDLYAAGGVSAVLKRLAENGRLHTDCKTVALKTQGEIAEAAHVVDEDVIHPWNNPVHETGGIAVLKGNLAVDGSVVKAGAVDEDMLVHSGPAKVFNSEEEAVEAITGGKIVKGDVVVIRYEGPKGGPGMREMLTPTSMIAGMGLDKDVALLTDGRFSGATRGASIGHVSPEAAAGGTIAVVEDGDIINIDIPNGKLELAVSDEEIARRKAALKPFKSNVTGYLKKYALHVSSAAQGAIEVLED, encoded by the coding sequence ATGAGTTGTAGAAGTGACAATTTAAAAACAGGCGTAGCACGTGCACCACACAGATCTTTGCTAAAAGCTCTTGGTTTTGTTGATGAAGAAATGGGCAGACCAGTCATTGGTATTGCGAACTCTTTCAACGAAATTATCCCTGGTCACGTGGGCTTGAAAAATATTGTACAAGCCGTAAAAGACGGCATTCGCAACGCAGGTGGTGTGCCAATCGAGTTCAATACAATTGGTATTTGCGACGGTTTGGCTATGAACCACATCGGTATGAAATACTCCTTGGTAACACGTAATATCATTGCTGACTCCATCGAAGCAACAGCTATGGCAACACCGTTTGATGCTATGGTATTCATTCCAAACTGCGATAAAGTAGTACCTGGTATGTTGATTGCTGCAGCTCGTCTTAACATTCCATCTGTATTCGTATCTGGTGGCGCTATGCTTGCTGGCGTACATAATGGCAAAAAAATTGGTTTGTCTGACGTATTCGAAGCAGTAGGTAAACATCAAACTGGTGAAATGGGTGATGCTGAGTTAGCTGAAATCGAAAACACTGCATGCCCTACATGTGGTTCTTGCTCTGGTATGTACACAGCTAATACAATGAACTGCTTAACTGAAGCTCTTGGTATGGGCCTTCCTGGCAATGGTACAATCCCTGCTGTATATTCTGAACGTTTACGTCTTGCTAAATTGGCAGGTATGCAAGCTGTAGAGGTATTGAAAGCAAATCTTCGCCCTAAAGACATCATGACTCGTGAAGCCTTTGAAAATGCAGTAGCTCTAGATATGGCGTTGGGTGGCTCTTCTAATACAGCACTTCATTTGCCAGCTATCGCTCACGAAGCAGGTGTTCCATTGTCTTTAGATGACTTTGATCGTATTGCACAAAATACACCTCAATTGTCTAAACTTTCTCCATCTGGTAAATACTTCATTGAAGACTTGTATGCTGCAGGTGGTGTATCTGCGGTATTGAAACGCTTAGCAGAAAATGGTCGTTTGCATACAGATTGCAAAACTGTAGCTCTTAAAACACAAGGTGAAATTGCAGAGGCTGCTCATGTTGTGGATGAAGATGTTATCCATCCATGGAATAATCCAGTTCATGAAACAGGCGGTATCGCAGTCCTAAAAGGTAACCTTGCAGTAGACGGTTCCGTTGTAAAAGCAGGTGCCGTAGATGAAGATATGCTCGTTCACTCTGGTCCAGCAAAGGTATTCAACAGCGAAGAAGAAGCTGTTGAAGCTATTACAGGCGGTAAAATCGTTAAAGGCGATGTTGTCGTTATCCGTTATGAAGGTCCTAAAGGTGGCCCTGGCATGCGTGAAATGTTGACACCAACATCTATGATCGCAGGTATGGGTCTTGATAAAGATGTAGCATTGTTGACTGACGGTCGTTTCTCTGGTGCTACACGTGGTGCATCTATTGGTCACGTATCTCCAGAAGCAGCTGCTGGTGGTACAATCGCGGTTGTTGAAGATGGCGATATCATCAACATCGATATTCCAAACGGCAAATTGGAATTGGCTGTTTCTGATGAAGAAATCGCTCGTCGTAAAGCAGCATTGAAACCATTCAAATCCAATGTAACTGGATACCTTAAAAAATACGCTCTTCACGTATCCTCTGCAGCACAAGGTGCTATTGAAGTGTTGGAAGACTAA
- the ilvA gene encoding threonine ammonia-lyase: protein MHKLYDFMEARERLSTITVKTKLLHSDVFSDESGNDVYIKPENLQITGSFKVRGAYNKIAKLTEEEKARGVIAASAGNHAQGVALAAKRLGIKATIVMPKHTPLIKVNATKQYGAEVVLSGEIYDEAYQKAMELQQEHGYVFVHPFDDEDVIEGQGTIALEVLEELPDADVLLVPVGGGGIVSGIAAAAKLKNPSIKIIGVEPEGAASAIAALKADHPVPLNEVATIADGTAVRQIGETTLEYIKKYVDEIVTVSDYELMEAFLLLVEKHKLVAENSGILPLAGLKKLDCKDKKVVAIVSGGNIDVLTISSMINKGLVLRGRIFTFSVNLPDKPGQLVAVSQMLADADANVIKLDHNQFKNLDRFHEVELQVTVETNGEEHIQHIIDTFKNNGYIIKRLNSSEILSE, encoded by the coding sequence ATGCATAAGTTGTATGATTTTATGGAGGCTCGCGAGAGACTTAGCACAATCACTGTGAAAACAAAATTGCTTCACAGCGATGTGTTCTCCGATGAATCTGGCAATGATGTATATATCAAGCCAGAAAACTTACAAATAACAGGTTCCTTTAAGGTTCGTGGTGCGTATAATAAAATCGCAAAATTAACAGAAGAAGAAAAGGCGCGCGGCGTTATCGCCGCGTCTGCCGGCAACCATGCACAAGGTGTGGCTCTTGCGGCAAAACGCCTAGGCATTAAAGCGACAATCGTTATGCCAAAACATACGCCTCTTATCAAGGTGAATGCGACGAAACAATATGGTGCTGAAGTCGTATTATCTGGTGAGATTTATGATGAAGCTTACCAAAAAGCGATGGAGCTCCAACAAGAACACGGTTATGTGTTCGTTCATCCTTTCGATGATGAAGATGTAATTGAAGGGCAAGGTACAATTGCGTTAGAGGTTCTTGAAGAATTGCCTGATGCAGATGTATTGTTAGTTCCTGTAGGTGGCGGCGGCATTGTTTCTGGTATCGCAGCTGCTGCCAAATTAAAAAATCCTAGCATCAAGATTATTGGTGTAGAACCGGAAGGTGCTGCTAGTGCCATCGCTGCATTAAAAGCTGATCATCCTGTACCACTCAATGAAGTGGCTACCATTGCAGATGGTACTGCTGTGCGTCAAATCGGCGAAACTACATTAGAATATATCAAAAAATACGTAGATGAAATTGTTACTGTTTCAGACTATGAATTGATGGAAGCATTCTTATTGCTTGTAGAAAAACATAAGCTAGTTGCAGAAAACTCTGGTATTTTACCACTAGCAGGTCTAAAAAAATTAGACTGCAAAGACAAAAAAGTGGTAGCTATTGTCAGTGGTGGTAATATCGACGTACTTACTATTTCCTCTATGATCAATAAAGGTCTCGTATTGCGTGGCCGTATCTTTACGTTCTCCGTTAACCTTCCTGATAAACCAGGTCAATTGGTTGCGGTATCTCAAATGCTTGCCGATGCGGATGCAAACGTTATTAAACTTGATCACAATCAGTTTAAAAACCTTGACCGCTTCCACGAAGTGGAATTGCAAGTTACTGTAGAAACAAATGGTGAAGAACACATCCAACACATTATTGATACTTTCAAAAATAATGGTTACATTATTAAACGATTAAATTCCAGCGAGATTTTATCTGAATAG
- the ilvB gene encoding biosynthetic-type acetolactate synthase large subunit gives MSAETINGARIVLETLHRLGVTDMFGYPGGAVIPIYDEIYSFPEIKHYFVRHEQGAAHAADGYARVSGKVGVCLATSGPGATNLVTGIMTAYMDSVPMVAITGQVGRAFIGKDSFQEADIQGITMPITKHNYLVQDIRDLPRIIKEAYFIAGTGRPGPVLIDIPKDIQTEKISMAEYNKLYEVPIHLEGYDPTYKGHQGQIKKAATLIKNAKRPLIIAGAGVLKSGAMDELKELAEKAQIPVTNTLVGLGGFPGNHELALGMVGMHGSVAANNSTEEADLVIAAGIRFHDRITGHPDFFCKKAKIIHIDIDPAEIDKNVTINVPIVGDLKRVLTELNTLVEPTTHEPWIAQIREWQAEYPMVIPESKDGVLHPQYVLSELNRIAKEDAVIVTDVGQHQMWAAQFLTHKKPHTIVTSGGAGTMGYGLPAAIGAQVGAPHKQVILVVGDGGFQMTFEELMMVRQYNLPIKIVIINNGYLGMVRQWQQIFNNRRYSYVDLETSPDFLKLADAFDLKAARIDNVEDFNKEFKSFITSDESIILDCRVAREDNVLPMIPAGGTVSGMMGKKGVL, from the coding sequence ATGAGCGCAGAAACAATCAATGGGGCACGCATTGTCCTTGAAACATTGCATCGCCTTGGTGTAACTGACATGTTTGGTTATCCAGGTGGCGCGGTAATTCCAATTTACGATGAAATTTATAGCTTCCCTGAAATTAAACATTATTTTGTTCGTCATGAACAAGGTGCAGCACATGCAGCAGATGGTTATGCACGCGTATCCGGTAAAGTTGGTGTATGTCTTGCTACCTCTGGTCCTGGTGCAACAAACCTTGTAACAGGTATTATGACTGCGTATATGGATTCAGTACCTATGGTAGCCATTACTGGTCAGGTTGGTCGTGCATTTATTGGCAAAGACTCCTTCCAAGAAGCGGATATTCAAGGTATTACAATGCCAATTACAAAACATAACTACCTAGTTCAAGATATTCGCGACTTACCTCGCATCATTAAAGAAGCATATTTTATTGCTGGTACAGGCCGTCCTGGTCCTGTTCTCATTGATATTCCAAAGGATATTCAAACAGAAAAAATATCCATGGCGGAATACAATAAATTATATGAAGTTCCGATTCACCTTGAAGGATATGATCCAACCTATAAAGGTCACCAAGGGCAAATTAAAAAAGCGGCTACTCTCATTAAAAATGCAAAGCGCCCTCTTATTATTGCCGGTGCTGGTGTATTGAAATCTGGTGCTATGGATGAGTTAAAGGAATTGGCAGAAAAAGCTCAAATCCCTGTAACAAATACCTTAGTTGGCCTTGGTGGCTTCCCAGGTAATCATGAGTTAGCTCTTGGTATGGTAGGGATGCATGGCTCTGTAGCGGCTAATAATAGTACGGAAGAAGCTGACCTTGTTATTGCTGCAGGTATTCGTTTCCACGACCGCATTACAGGCCATCCTGATTTCTTCTGTAAAAAAGCTAAAATCATTCATATCGATATCGATCCAGCAGAAATTGATAAGAACGTCACTATTAACGTACCAATCGTAGGTGATTTAAAGCGCGTCTTAACCGAACTGAATACACTGGTGGAACCTACAACTCATGAACCGTGGATTGCTCAAATTCGCGAATGGCAAGCGGAATACCCTATGGTAATTCCTGAATCTAAAGATGGCGTATTACATCCACAATACGTCTTGTCTGAACTTAATAGGATTGCCAAAGAAGATGCAGTTATCGTAACTGACGTAGGTCAACATCAAATGTGGGCGGCTCAATTCTTAACTCATAAAAAACCACATACCATTGTTACATCTGGTGGTGCAGGTACAATGGGCTATGGTTTACCAGCTGCAATTGGGGCTCAAGTGGGGGCACCTCATAAACAAGTTATCCTTGTTGTTGGTGATGGTGGATTCCAAATGACCTTCGAAGAGCTCATGATGGTTCGCCAATATAATTTACCAATTAAGATTGTTATCATTAATAATGGTTACCTTGGCATGGTTCGTCAATGGCAACAAATCTTTAATAACCGCCGTTATTCCTATGTAGATTTGGAAACGAGTCCAGACTTCTTGAAATTGGCAGATGCCTTTGATTTGAAAGCTGCTCGTATCGATAATGTAGAGGATTTCAATAAAGAATTTAAATCTTTCATTACATCTGATGAAAGTATCATCTTGGATTGCCGTGTAGCAAGAGAAGATAATGTATTGCCGATGATTCCAGCTGGCGGTACCGTAAGTGGGATGATGGGCAAGAAAGGGGTGCTATAA
- the ilvN gene encoding acetolactate synthase small subunit translates to MAREHQVLVIAKNTAGIGARILALFNRRGFNVTKMTSGITNTPGYARITLTVEADDRILDQIQKQIYKLIDVVKVKVFEDHDVVCRELMLIKVKATATTRSQIVQIADVYRGNVLDISPTSMIIEVIGSVEKLRGFIQIMETYGVLEIAKTGITAMSRGEKI, encoded by the coding sequence ATGGCGAGAGAACATCAAGTCTTAGTGATTGCAAAAAATACAGCAGGCATTGGTGCACGTATATTGGCACTCTTTAACCGTCGTGGCTTTAATGTTACAAAAATGACATCTGGTATTACCAATACACCAGGCTATGCACGCATTACCCTCACCGTTGAGGCCGATGATCGCATCCTAGATCAAATTCAAAAACAAATTTACAAGCTCATTGATGTTGTAAAGGTTAAAGTTTTTGAAGATCATGATGTAGTATGTCGTGAATTGATGCTCATTAAGGTAAAAGCAACGGCTACAACACGGTCACAAATAGTACAAATTGCCGACGTATATCGTGGCAATGTGCTCGATATTTCTCCTACTTCTATGATTATTGAAGTAATTGGTAGCGTAGAAAAATTACGCGGTTTCATTCAAATTATGGAAACTTATGGTGTCCTTGAAATTGCCAAAACTGGCATTACAGCAATGAGCCGTGGAGAAAAGATTTAG
- a CDS encoding ABC transporter ATP-binding protein yields the protein MSSELLHYEDVKFRREGREILKGINWHVEEGENWALLGLNGAGKSTMLSMIPAYQIPTTGLLRVFGHEFGKYAWPKIKARLGFVSSALGQFQSTLDKQVVEDVVISGAFNSIGIYQQVEPEVRERGLQLLSEFGLSYLEGHRFHTLSAGEQRRGLLARAIMANPDLLILDEPCSGLDLPAREQFLRTVENMAREEHKPFIYVSHQIEEIMPSITHVAIIKDGLIVYKGKKRDILTDEILSDVFGIDVSVVWEKNRPWIIVK from the coding sequence GTGAGTAGTGAATTACTCCATTATGAAGACGTCAAGTTTCGTCGTGAAGGCCGCGAAATTTTAAAAGGCATTAATTGGCATGTTGAAGAAGGAGAGAATTGGGCCTTATTAGGTCTTAATGGGGCTGGTAAATCGACGATGCTCAGCATGATTCCAGCTTACCAAATTCCTACAACAGGATTATTACGCGTATTTGGTCATGAATTTGGTAAATATGCATGGCCTAAGATCAAGGCCCGATTAGGCTTTGTTAGTTCGGCGCTTGGACAATTCCAGTCCACCTTGGATAAACAAGTGGTAGAAGATGTTGTTATTTCTGGTGCTTTTAATAGTATTGGTATTTATCAACAGGTAGAGCCTGAAGTACGTGAACGAGGACTGCAATTATTGTCTGAATTTGGTTTGTCCTATTTGGAAGGCCATAGATTTCATACACTATCTGCTGGTGAACAGCGCCGTGGTTTACTAGCACGTGCTATTATGGCTAATCCAGATTTGCTCATTTTAGATGAGCCTTGTTCTGGACTTGATTTGCCTGCTCGTGAGCAATTCTTAAGAACTGTTGAGAATATGGCACGAGAGGAGCATAAGCCTTTTATTTATGTATCTCATCAAATTGAAGAGATTATGCCCAGTATTACACATGTAGCTATTATTAAAGATGGCCTCATTGTGTATAAAGGCAAGAAGCGAGACATCTTGACAGATGAAATTCTAAGCGACGTATTTGGTATTGATGTATCTGTTGTATGGGAGAAAAATCGCCCATGGATTATAGTTAAGTAA
- the ilvC gene encoding ketol-acid reductoisomerase, whose protein sequence is MAGKILGTTVYYDADCNLSKLEGKKITVLGYGSQGHAHALNLKENGMDVTIGLRGGSSSWKAAEEAGLTVKETAEAVKGADIVMVLIPDELQADVYAQDIAPNLKQGAYLAFAHGFNIHFGKIVPREDINVFMVAPKGPGHLVRRTYQEGSGVPCLYAVEKDPSGDTEEVALAWASGIGGGRSGILETNFKSETETDLFGEQAVLCGGVTELIKTGFEVLTEAGYEPVNAYFECLHEMKLIVDLIYEGGFQKMRHSISNTAEYGDYHAGPRVITAETKEAMKQILADIQSGKFADEFLADSKNGQKFLKEHREAAANHPIEPVGAELRNLMSWLK, encoded by the coding sequence ATGGCAGGTAAAATTTTAGGTACTACAGTTTATTATGATGCAGATTGTAATTTGAGCAAATTGGAAGGCAAAAAAATTACAGTTTTAGGTTACGGCTCCCAAGGTCATGCGCATGCATTGAACTTGAAAGAAAATGGTATGGACGTAACAATTGGTCTTCGTGGTGGTTCTTCTAGCTGGAAAGCTGCAGAAGAAGCAGGCCTTACAGTTAAAGAAACTGCAGAAGCAGTTAAAGGTGCTGACATCGTTATGGTATTGATTCCAGACGAATTACAAGCAGACGTATATGCACAAGATATTGCTCCTAACTTAAAACAAGGTGCATACTTGGCATTTGCTCACGGCTTCAACATTCACTTTGGTAAAATCGTACCTCGTGAAGACATCAACGTATTCATGGTAGCTCCTAAAGGCCCTGGTCATTTAGTACGTCGTACATACCAAGAAGGCTCCGGTGTTCCTTGCTTGTACGCAGTAGAAAAAGATCCATCTGGTGATACTGAAGAAGTTGCATTAGCATGGGCTTCTGGTATCGGTGGTGGCCGTTCCGGTATCTTGGAAACTAACTTCAAATCTGAAACTGAAACTGACCTCTTCGGTGAACAAGCTGTATTGTGCGGCGGTGTTACTGAATTGATCAAAACTGGTTTCGAAGTATTAACAGAAGCTGGTTATGAACCTGTAAACGCTTACTTCGAATGCTTGCATGAAATGAAATTGATCGTAGACCTTATCTACGAAGGTGGCTTCCAAAAAATGCGCCACTCCATTTCCAACACTGCTGAATATGGTGACTACCATGCAGGTCCTCGCGTAATTACTGCAGAAACTAAAGAAGCTATGAAACAAATCTTGGCTGATATCCAATCTGGTAAATTCGCCGACGAATTCTTGGCTGACTCCAAAAATGGTCAAAAATTCCTTAAAGAACATCGTGAAGCAGCTGCTAACCATCCAATCGAACCAGTTGGTGCAGAACTTCGCAACTTGATGAGCTGGTTGAAATAA
- a CDS encoding DUF3290 family protein has product MDFYTLAYVESQAVTGQTWGFIVFVAILLALLVLGVQVLRNGFTNRYRDLLVILSLVVVFFLGLEYQEYNRMKTYSEDSSRMAQFLHSFSTDQSIPSEQLAVNSLKIRNGMILKVNDAYYEVQFNPEFSTYTITRVYKVSPTDRIHDVEDVLP; this is encoded by the coding sequence ATGGATTTTTACACGTTGGCCTATGTTGAAAGTCAGGCTGTGACAGGCCAAACATGGGGCTTTATCGTTTTTGTTGCCATTCTTTTAGCACTGCTTGTTCTAGGTGTACAGGTATTGCGAAATGGTTTTACTAATCGCTATCGTGATTTATTGGTTATTTTGTCTTTAGTTGTAGTGTTTTTCTTAGGACTGGAGTATCAAGAATATAACCGAATGAAAACATACTCTGAAGACTCTTCTCGTATGGCTCAATTTCTACATTCGTTTAGTACTGATCAATCCATACCAAGTGAACAACTGGCGGTTAACTCCTTAAAGATTCGTAATGGTATGATTTTAAAGGTTAATGATGCTTATTATGAGGTTCAGTTCAACCCAGAGTTTTCAACCTATACGATTACCCGTGTCTATAAGGTAAGCCCTACTGATCGAATTCATGATGTCGAGGATGTATTACCATAA
- a CDS encoding DUF421 domain-containing protein, with the protein MTEAMAVYGMVFAKLAIGLLAIILQINLMGKGNLAPTSALDQLQNYVLGGIIGAIIYNDQIGILQFMLVLILWTILVMTLKFLKGNLRFFKTILDGHPVIVIERGHILTDECMRYGIQAAELKLKLRTAGVQYVTDVKRAVLEQNGQLSVVQFGDENIKFDLIDDGQINHFTLDVIEKGQDWLEEEVEKQGYKIKEVYIAEYKDGEVVIYPYEKKHRPQIVKTLKDKTSHTKDKLKSKL; encoded by the coding sequence ATGACAGAAGCTATGGCCGTCTATGGGATGGTCTTTGCCAAACTCGCCATTGGTCTCTTGGCGATTATTTTACAAATTAACTTAATGGGGAAAGGGAACTTAGCTCCAACCTCTGCACTTGACCAATTGCAAAACTATGTACTTGGTGGTATTATTGGTGCCATCATTTATAATGATCAAATTGGTATTTTACAATTTATGTTAGTCCTCATTTTATGGACTATTCTTGTAATGACTCTTAAGTTCTTAAAAGGTAATCTTCGTTTCTTTAAAACAATTCTAGATGGACATCCAGTCATTGTAATTGAACGAGGTCATATTTTAACAGATGAATGTATGCGCTATGGTATTCAAGCTGCAGAGCTTAAATTGAAATTGCGTACTGCTGGTGTTCAGTATGTAACCGATGTAAAACGTGCTGTACTAGAACAAAATGGTCAGTTAAGCGTTGTTCAATTTGGTGATGAAAATATTAAATTTGACCTTATTGATGATGGTCAGATTAATCATTTTACATTAGATGTAATTGAAAAAGGCCAGGATTGGCTAGAAGAAGAAGTTGAAAAGCAAGGCTATAAAATTAAGGAGGTATACATTGCAGAATACAAAGATGGGGAAGTTGTTATTTACCCTTATGAAAAAAAACATCGCCCTCAAATTGTAAAAACACTTAAAGATAAGACCTCTCATACAAAGGATAAATTGAAATCTAAATTGTAA
- a CDS encoding radical SAM protein, with amino-acid sequence MNRKDLIDRLQALYKDEDSRVTVNPHAGQKVAIVYPNTYFVGMSNLGLHIIYEEINLRNDSVCERIFLPEKKELEAYDKTKTPLMSVETQRPMHQFDVVAFDVTFEMDYFHIPLMLRHGRVPIMGKDRTEFDPIVIAGGPCATFNPEPFADFIDAFIIGEGEGIVSRVLDIIRDGKMEGLDRHAILRQLANVSGVYVPSLYVPIYSEDGGFKGYDIADGAPKTIKRHFEMLTSGGETVVATNYTEFGAMYIIEVARGCGRHCRFCMAGYCFRVPRVRPLDILKEGVDRAEKLGKKVGLMGAAISDYPEVDELVTYIRSKDMRYSCASLRADSLTQAVVDGLADSGQKTITIAPETGSERLRRVINKGISEEHLQNAATLSAKSGIQHMRLYIMIGLPTETDEDIEAIVGLAERTQAHMAEVGCKGRLTLSINPFIPKPFTPFQWMAMDHQKTVEKKLQYIKKALQKNRRIEVLVESPKEAYIQGVLARGDRRLGAVLAACAADRGSKSFKSEMKAAGLDMDDMNYRERSFDEFLPWSHLDMGMDEGYLEMEWKRSVDEAYTPPCVQGCKRCGVCK; translated from the coding sequence GTGAATCGTAAAGATTTAATTGATAGATTACAAGCATTATATAAAGACGAAGATAGTCGGGTAACGGTAAACCCTCATGCAGGGCAGAAGGTAGCTATCGTCTATCCTAATACATATTTTGTAGGCATGAGTAATCTTGGTCTCCACATTATTTATGAGGAAATCAACTTACGCAATGATAGCGTATGTGAACGTATCTTCTTGCCTGAGAAAAAGGAATTAGAAGCATACGATAAGACTAAGACACCGTTGATGAGTGTTGAAACACAGCGGCCTATGCATCAATTTGATGTGGTGGCCTTTGACGTGACCTTTGAAATGGACTATTTTCATATTCCGTTGATGTTACGTCATGGACGCGTACCTATTATGGGGAAGGACCGCACCGAATTTGATCCTATCGTTATTGCCGGTGGCCCATGTGCTACCTTTAATCCTGAGCCATTTGCTGACTTTATCGATGCTTTCATCATCGGTGAAGGGGAAGGTATCGTTAGTCGCGTTCTAGATATCATTCGCGATGGCAAAATGGAGGGTCTAGATCGACATGCTATTTTGCGTCAATTAGCGAATGTATCTGGCGTGTACGTCCCATCCTTATATGTGCCGATTTATAGCGAAGATGGGGGCTTTAAAGGCTATGATATTGCAGACGGTGCGCCGAAGACGATTAAACGCCACTTTGAAATGCTCACTAGTGGCGGCGAAACCGTAGTAGCAACAAACTATACAGAATTTGGCGCTATGTACATCATCGAGGTGGCACGTGGTTGTGGACGACATTGTCGATTCTGTATGGCCGGGTATTGTTTCCGTGTACCGCGCGTACGACCTTTAGACATATTAAAAGAAGGCGTAGATAGAGCAGAGAAATTAGGTAAAAAGGTAGGCCTTATGGGGGCCGCTATTTCTGATTATCCAGAGGTAGATGAGTTAGTTACTTATATTCGTTCTAAAGATATGCGTTATTCTTGCGCATCCTTGCGGGCAGACTCCTTAACACAAGCCGTTGTAGATGGCTTGGCAGATAGTGGGCAAAAGACGATTACCATTGCGCCAGAAACGGGCAGTGAACGATTGCGGCGCGTAATTAATAAGGGTATTAGCGAAGAGCATTTACAAAATGCTGCCACTTTATCCGCTAAGTCTGGTATCCAACATATGCGACTCTACATTATGATTGGGTTGCCAACGGAAACTGACGAAGATATTGAAGCAATTGTAGGTCTGGCAGAACGGACGCAAGCCCATATGGCAGAGGTAGGCTGTAAAGGTCGTTTAACGCTCAGTATCAATCCATTTATTCCAAAGCCTTTTACACCATTCCAATGGATGGCTATGGATCATCAAAAAACGGTGGAGAAAAAACTTCAATATATTAAAAAAGCATTGCAAAAGAACCGTCGTATAGAGGTGCTCGTTGAATCACCTAAAGAGGCGTATATCCAAGGCGTACTAGCTCGTGGTGATCGCCGTCTTGGTGCTGTTCTTGCGGCATGTGCAGCAGATCGTGGCAGTAAGTCCTTTAAGTCTGAAATGAAGGCAGCAGGCCTTGATATGGACGATATGAACTATCGTGAACGTAGCTTTGATGAATTCTTGCCGTGGAGTCATCTCGATATGGGCATGGATGAGGGATATCTTGAAATGGAATGGAAACGTTCCGTCGATGAAGCGTATACACCTCCATGTGTACAAGGCTGTAAGCGCTGTGGTGTTTGTAAATAG
- the pgeF gene encoding peptidoglycan editing factor PgeF codes for MNESVKRIDVKGPHGTWSYETPNWADRFPITIGDTYRHGGVSQEPYESLNLAFHVGDEPKYVRENRAIIAEYLGVEPERISCGNQVHGLKAVEITEDLVGAGAFGEDTAIADCDAVFTKLPNVPLFLFTADCVAVGIYDAKHHAIATVHAGWRGAIGHLPVLTIEAMKETYGTEFKDCYVYLGPSIGPESFEVDVELGKRFEIAWRGMTDRSVADIVNYPGDKLDKAYINLWNFIAEGLMVNGVPKENIAIGGTDTVTDRVCYSYRRESGKTGRMALFGMLQEW; via the coding sequence ATGAATGAATCTGTAAAACGTATAGATGTAAAAGGTCCTCATGGTACTTGGTCCTATGAAACTCCTAATTGGGCAGATCGTTTTCCTATTACAATAGGTGATACGTACCGTCATGGTGGTGTATCTCAAGAGCCCTATGAATCACTAAATTTAGCATTTCACGTAGGGGATGAGCCTAAGTATGTTCGTGAAAACCGTGCTATTATTGCTGAATATTTAGGTGTTGAACCAGAACGAATCTCTTGTGGTAATCAAGTACATGGTTTAAAAGCTGTAGAAATCACAGAAGATCTCGTTGGTGCTGGAGCCTTTGGAGAGGATACAGCTATAGCCGATTGTGATGCTGTATTTACAAAATTACCGAATGTACCGCTATTTTTATTTACTGCTGATTGTGTAGCTGTAGGTATTTATGATGCTAAGCATCACGCTATCGCTACGGTACATGCAGGCTGGCGTGGTGCCATTGGTCATTTGCCGGTGCTCACTATTGAGGCTATGAAAGAAACTTACGGCACTGAGTTCAAAGACTGTTATGTATATCTTGGGCCTAGCATTGGACCAGAATCCTTTGAAGTCGATGTAGAGTTAGGAAAACGTTTTGAAATAGCTTGGCGTGGTATGACCGACCGTAGTGTGGCTGATATTGTAAACTATCCAGGTGATAAACTAGATAAAGCCTATATCAACTTATGGAACTTTATCGCCGAAGGACTTATGGTGAATGGTGTGCCTAAAGAAAATATCGCTATTGGCGGTACCGATACAGTAACAGATAGAGTTTGTTATTCCTATCGTCGGGAATCTGGTAAAACAGGTCGCATGGCTTTATTTGGCATGCTACAAGAATGGTAG